Below is a window of 'Nostoc azollae' 0708 DNA.
TAAAGAAGAAATAATTGAAGTTGTGAACGATTGGGAAGCAAAATTTCTCCAAGGAAATAGGCGATTAAATTTCACACAGATTGAGAGTGCAGTTCCTTATTTAGGTTTAAGATCTAGAGGCTTAGTTGAGCCTTTGTATGATTTACTTCGAAAAATAGCTATACTGAAAATACACGAGCCAAATTTTGAACTAGATCAATATAATTTGACTAAGATGATAATGGTATTGATGCAGTTTATTTTGAGCGGTTTAATAACCTACTTTGGTTAGTACAGGCTAAGGTTGTAAAATCACCAGATCTGGGAGATAATAAGAAATTTTGTGATGGAATTAGGGATCTTGTCGATAAACGGTTTCAAAAATTTAATTCGAGTTTTTCCCGCTTACAGCAAGATGTTGAGGATGCTTTAGACAAAAATGGAGTAACAATAGTTGGCTTTCATATATATCTGGATGGAAGGCTGGGCTCTCATGTAGTTAATGATCTCAATCAATTAAAAGATCAACTAAATAAAGTTGATCCGCGCTTCCGATGGCAGGGTTTGAATATTGAAAAGATTTATGGTTGTTTGACAACCAAGCAAGAAAATGCACCTGTTAATGTTGAATTTACTTTAGGAAAGTGGCATTCTTTAAAGCAGCCACGCAGGGTTCTTTATGGATTAGTAAATGCTGCTGAGCTGGTATCTTTATATAACCAGCATAACAAATTATTATTTGAGAATAATATTCGTTATTATCTGGGTAGACAGGATGTTAACTTAGCAATTGCTGAAACTGTGAAACTTCAAGCGCCAGGACTTTTTTATCTCAATAATGGATTAACAATTACTTGTGAGAAATTTAGTCTACGATCTGGACATAGTCAGGAATTAAATCGATTTATTTCAGACTATTTTCTATAGTCAATGGATGGTAAATAGTTGGATTTATTGCATCTATTCTAATTAATACTATTGGTTCTATATCTCTGGTAAATTATTAGTAATAATCATTGAATTAGAGAGAAAATCAGATGAAATAGGTGTAGAGATTACCAAAGCGAGAAATGCACAAAATGATGTTTTTGATGTTTATTTTGTAGCATTTAGATCCCAATCAAGAACAGTTGCCGGGGAGCATCCACTATTGGAAGATACACAAGTGTTAGGAGCATTTAAGGATAAATAAGTGTGGATTAGCAACCATGAAGCAGGATAAAAGAACGGCTCAAAGCCTGCTTAGAAGAATAGGCAACATTGTTATATAAAGAAGCAGACAAAAGTCAGATAACAGACTTGGAAGGCATAGAAAAAACAGTAAGGAGTCAAATATTAGAAGTGGTAAGTCCAGAAATAGCCCTTTTTTTTTATTGAAGAAAGAACCGGAAGGAAAGTAGGTAAAACCAGGAAAGTCAAAACCTTGGTAGGAGAACTAAAACTAAAAGCTAAACAGTTGAAGAGACTGGGTTTGAAGCCAAGAAGTCGATTAAGTCCATTACTTCAAAAGTGCTGCTTGAGGCTATCAGCTAAGGAAGGAATCATATCAAAAGGCAGAAGTTGAAATTGAGGCATTAACAGGAGTAAAAGTTGGCCATAGGAGGCAACAAAAACTAGTTGTGGAACAAGATTGGGAGCTACCACAAGGAAAACAAGCTGTCTGTGAAGTGAGGGTGGATGGTGGAAGAGTACGACTAGGGAGCAAACCACAACCAGGCTGGTACTGGCGAGACTATCAATAAAACCCTTCGTCTACAAGGAATTCATGATGGCGCATGTTTTGATAACAACTAATAAATCATAAGTTGATTATGTTAATAGCCAGTCTTTGGTTAACCCCCTTGTGTGTTTGGGGGATGGTCATGATGGAGTTTGGAATTTAGTTAAAGAGTTTGGAACTGAAAAATCCAAACCTTTGGAAATTTTGGATTGGTATCACCTCAAAGAGAATCTTTATCAAATTGGTGGTTATTTAAAGCATCTCCAAGCTGTTGAGAGTTTATTGTGGTAAGGTCAGATAGAGCCAATTCAAGCTTTATTTAATAATTGTCGAGGCAAACAAGTTAAGAAGTCTTTCGACATAAGCGAAGAACATCCCACTGGTATTATTAACTACACCTACTACCGAGCTGAACAACTGTGTTCTATTGGTTCTGGATCTGTCGAATCTGCTATTCAACAGATTGGAGCAAGGATTTAAATTTCTGGACCACAGTGGAATGTTGAAAGTGTCTACCAAATCCTTTCCCTTCCTTGTGCTTATCTCAATGGTTTGCTTCCTATTTGAGTCTTTCTGCCAAAACTCTATCCTCCCGGTTGCGGCAAGAATGTATGGTATCAAATATTGTCTATCAATATCGAGCATCAGTAGATAATCATGATGCTATCACCATTGAAAAAGCTGCAATCGCACTTGCTTGTTTTAGCGGTAATACTGAAATAATTGTTGCAGCGAGGAAAGATATTAACCAGCTTCACAAGCTTTACTATTCAACACTTTTTAGTAATGCTCTTTCAGGGATTATACTTTGTGTGTATGTGCTTATATTTCAATATCTTGATCAGATTTTTGAAAATTCGCGAAAAGCAGAAAAAGAAACTCGGACAAAAAATTCCTATCAACATGATAGATTGTGTATCTTGGATATTTTATCAAGACGCTATAAATCTTTAATCAATAAGCCAGAAGTTAATTTATCTCAAGATAATATAACTGAGCTTTCTAGAACTGGGATAGAACTTGCCGAGGTAATTTATATTCTCGCTGAATCTCAGTTTGCTAGTTAGTGATGAAAAAGGATATCTTGCTATTTTTAGGAGTTTGACAGATTTTAAAGGCTTAACGATAACGAGTGTAGTAATGCAAGAATTGGCTAGAAAAGAAAATCAGGCTAAAAATACTAATTTACCTAAAGGTTAAATTTTATAATTTAATTTCTGCGAGAGAAACTCAACTAATTATAACTAAAAAGTAAAGACTTGAACTTACATGGACTGGTAAAGGAATTCGCCCCAAATTAGAGCCGCGAATTTTGTTAGCAGATGCTGAGGAATCCTATCATGCCGCACATCGAGTCAGTGGAAATGATATTTTTGATAATTCCTTGATTTTTGGCGATAACTCGTTAGCTCTCAAGGCTTTAGAGTAAGAATTTCCAGGAAGATTTAAATGTATTTTTATTGATACTCCCTATAATACTCTGCTTCTGAACATTATGATTATGGGGTTGAACATTCTATCTGGCTTTCTTTCATGAGATATCGTTTAGAGATTATTCGTAATTTGTTATCATAAGATAGAACTTTGTGGACTACGGTTGATGATAATGAAGTACATTATTTAAGCACATTATTTAAATGTAATGTGTAATGAGATTGTTGGAAGAAGGAATTTTATATCAAATGTAGTTTGCTAAAATAGATATTCTCGGTCTAATGATGCTTGTCTCTCCCTATCACATGATTCCATATTAGTTTAGTCAGAAAATCCTAAAAGATGGGAAAATATACGCAATACATTACCTAGAAAAGAAGAACAATCTTGGCAATATAAAAATCCTGATAATGATTCCAATAGACCTTGGCGAGCTATTCCTTGGGATGCTCCTAATATCCGTCCTAATCTCTCTTATCCCATTACAACACCGACAGGGAAAATTCGCTTACCCTCTCCAGGAAAATGTTGGTCTCGAACTGAAGACTAATGGCTTGAAATAGTAAAATCTAGATTAGCCTATTTTGGAAAATTACGAGATGGCGTACCATCTTTTAAACAATACTTAAAAGAAGCCTCTAATATTGTTCCAAATACTTGGTCGAATAATGAGGAAACTGGTCATAGAGATGAAGCTTAAAAGGATATATACATACTTTTTACTAGAGAAGAGGTATTCAAGACGCCTAAGCTAGAAAGACTACTGCATCGAATTATTCATATAGCCACAAATCCAGGTGATTTAGTATTAGATTCCTTCGCTGGTTTAGGAATCACAGGTGCAGTCGCGCACAAAATGGGAAGACGCTGGATCATGATTGAACTAGGAGAACATTGTCATACACATATTATTCCCCAACTCAAAAAAGTGATTGATGGTGAAGACAAAGGTGGTATCACACAAACTGTTAAC
It encodes the following:
- a CDS encoding AIPR family protein, with the protein product MTTKQENAPVNVEFTLGKWHSLKQPRRVLYGLVNAAELVSLYNQHNKLLFENNIRYYLGRQDVNLAIAETVKLQAPGLFYLNNGLTITCEKFSLRSGHSQELNRFISDYFL
- a CDS encoding DNA methyltransferase gives rise to the protein MLFTREEVFKTPKLERLLHRIIHIATNPGDLVLDSFAGLGITGAVAHKMGRRWIMIELGEHCHTHIIPQLKKVIDGEDKGGITQTVNWKGGGGFRYYRLAPSSLEKDKWGNWILNKEYNSEILAEALCKIEGFTYAPSDTFYRQHSCYSK